The Leptospira dzoumogneensis genome includes a window with the following:
- a CDS encoding adenylate/guanylate cyclase domain-containing protein: MSESKSAQKFTVVDIIFGVTTTLGILAHFYYAFFSESDYAIQLLLLGALFLFAPSYFFYKTITKVAKNPQLAGSLWLAIIVSLVWFDLYVTFTPLADLEEDSISWRFNLLRGPKGDDKEALKEIESDKGRVSQIRMNPPKKARRDIHIIGINTKTLEELGGVWPLPWEYYAKVIDKFASSTNYLMFDIFFLDYKPGQTEAMAKALTHNPRVMFDYPMETRLESREAIRNLERRTDILRKYKIENVVDPGVFAWLRFPQGPIEPVAEKSIGLGFANIKKDESGLNRKMPLVAKIIGSGPNNENEYYASIDLVIACNYYGVDLKKDVEVVMGKYIKIKNIPQKTTTRIDGVTLKTVTEDILAKPNEERSITIPIDEFGQMEINFPGGVYSYNTTEFFEVSEGWDNETATQLNNHIFLVAMFYATGRGAAKDTHLSPFGDMSGIEHHAHAINTILNQDFLSNLSLGGNFLIFLAMGFVMGILLPRMKTSWGFLFVILTALAYTIIVVFNFDTFNYIYAFPTIIIEQFFIFVGIIVYKILTEEENVKYIRTTFSKFVSKDVVDELLKNPENLNLGGSKKDITIFFSDIRGFTTMSEKMGPEELVQFLNQYLSEMTEIIIEFKGTIDKYMGDAIMAFWGAPVPLEDHAYYACAASLAQMRRLAVLKEEWKARDLPVMDIGIGLNSGPAVVGNMGSSHRMDYTCMGDTINLGSRLEGSNKEYATNIIISEYTYEKVKDRIIARELDLVKVKGKTKPVRIYELIDLVNEEDLKLLRRPLHSVEQSR, encoded by the coding sequence GTGCGCTTTTCTTATTTGCACCATCTTACTTCTTCTATAAAACCATTACCAAGGTCGCAAAAAATCCTCAGCTAGCCGGAAGTCTTTGGTTGGCGATCATAGTATCCCTGGTTTGGTTCGATCTATACGTTACCTTTACTCCTCTTGCTGATTTGGAAGAAGATTCCATTTCTTGGAGATTCAATCTTTTACGCGGCCCTAAGGGGGACGATAAGGAAGCCCTGAAAGAAATCGAATCCGATAAGGGAAGAGTGTCCCAGATCAGGATGAACCCTCCGAAGAAAGCTCGCAGGGATATACATATCATCGGAATTAACACAAAAACCTTGGAGGAGCTGGGTGGAGTCTGGCCGCTTCCTTGGGAATATTATGCAAAGGTAATAGATAAATTCGCATCATCTACAAATTACTTAATGTTCGATATTTTCTTTTTGGACTATAAGCCTGGTCAGACCGAGGCGATGGCAAAGGCACTTACTCATAATCCCCGGGTAATGTTCGACTATCCTATGGAAACTCGTTTAGAGAGCCGGGAAGCGATACGTAATTTAGAAAGAAGAACGGATATCCTCCGAAAATATAAAATCGAGAATGTTGTCGATCCGGGAGTATTTGCTTGGCTTAGATTTCCGCAAGGTCCAATCGAGCCGGTAGCCGAAAAATCAATCGGACTCGGTTTTGCTAATATTAAAAAAGATGAATCCGGCTTAAATCGCAAGATGCCATTGGTTGCAAAAATTATCGGCTCCGGTCCAAATAATGAGAACGAATATTATGCATCGATAGACCTGGTGATCGCCTGCAATTATTACGGGGTAGATCTCAAAAAAGACGTCGAAGTGGTAATGGGAAAATATATAAAGATCAAAAATATCCCCCAAAAGACAACCACTCGTATCGATGGCGTTACGTTAAAGACTGTCACAGAAGATATTCTCGCTAAGCCGAACGAAGAGAGATCGATTACTATTCCGATAGATGAATTCGGCCAAATGGAAATTAACTTTCCAGGCGGTGTTTATTCTTATAATACTACTGAATTTTTCGAAGTTTCTGAGGGCTGGGATAATGAAACAGCTACCCAGCTAAACAATCATATTTTCCTCGTGGCGATGTTTTATGCGACAGGAAGAGGTGCCGCAAAAGATACTCACTTATCTCCATTCGGAGATATGTCCGGGATTGAGCACCACGCACATGCGATTAATACCATTCTAAATCAAGATTTTCTTTCTAACCTTTCGTTGGGAGGGAATTTCTTAATTTTTCTAGCAATGGGTTTCGTTATGGGCATTTTACTTCCTCGAATGAAGACCTCCTGGGGGTTTTTGTTCGTAATTTTGACCGCACTTGCTTATACAATTATAGTCGTTTTTAATTTTGATACATTTAATTATATCTATGCATTTCCAACGATAATCATAGAGCAATTCTTCATATTCGTGGGGATCATAGTTTATAAGATCTTAACGGAAGAAGAGAACGTAAAATATATCCGCACAACATTCTCCAAATTCGTCTCCAAAGACGTTGTGGACGAACTTCTCAAGAATCCGGAAAATCTAAACTTGGGAGGATCCAAGAAGGATATTACCATTTTCTTCTCGGATATCCGCGGATTTACCACCATGTCCGAAAAAATGGGTCCGGAAGAACTGGTCCAATTCCTGAATCAGTACCTATCGGAAATGACCGAGATCATTATCGAGTTCAAGGGAACGATTGATAAATACATGGGGGATGCGATTATGGCTTTCTGGGGGGCTCCGGTTCCTCTAGAAGACCATGCTTACTACGCTTGCGCAGCTTCTCTCGCTCAGATGAGAAGACTGGCTGTATTGAAAGAAGAATGGAAAGCAAGAGACCTTCCTGTGATGGACATCGGTATCGGATTAAATTCCGGACCTGCTGTCGTGGGGAATATGGGGAGTTCTCACCGGATGGACTATACTTGTATGGGAGATACCATTAACTTGGGATCTCGTCTGGAAGGATCCAACAAGGAATATGCCACAAATATTATTATTTCGGAATATACATACGAAAAGGTCAAGGACCGCATAATCGCCAGAGAACTGGACCTAGTCAAGGTAAAGGGTAAAACCAAACCTGTCCGGATCTATGAACTGATCGACTTAGTGAACGAAGAAGACCTAAAACTTCTGAGGAGACCTTTGCATTCAGTAGAGCAGTCCCGATGA